The DNA window AGAACCCGGAGGTAGGTATATCTATGCGTGTAGGTTTAGTTAGGCATGAAACTTTGATTTGTAGTGACTTTTTTGACCAATTGGTTCCTTCTGGCCATTTGTTATTGATAAATCTTAGCTATCTCtatgtgttcattttttaaatagattttgtCACTATAATGCAATGCCAGAATATATTCATACTCTCTGAAATTGTTGCACATTTTTGAGTAAATACAGCTTCTATACCATTCCAAATGACCCTGGTACTTTCTGCCATGTTATAGAAACTGAGAGCAGCTGATACAGTAGTTCTCTAGTTATTTACTTGTCAATTGCAAGTCATGATTAAAACCTAAGCACTTTCAGGGTTGATCAGTGACAAATCATTGTGCCTGCTCATAAGACAGGGAAAGACAAAGCCTTATCCAGGTGTTTTCAAGTGCCAGTGGCCACAGTGCAGAACATCATCAACTAGTACAAGGAGTTCCATTCTGTGAAAAATTTCAAAGGGCAAGACAGAGTTAAAATTGATGCAAAGAGAGAAAAGCATCATGCATCTGTGGAAAAACTTGGCCTTGGGCAGCATTGGACCTTCCAGCAACACAGTGATCTGAAACTTGCTGCCAAAGTGGTGAAAAAATGgttaacagaaaacaatatGAATTGAGATTGACCCAAATCCACACCTGAATCCGTCTAGAATCTGTGGAGAAACTGAAGACCAGAGAGATGACAGGAAAGCCTTGAACCTCAGAAATctggaaatggacaaaaatcccAGTGGAGACATGGAGAGAGACTGTTGGCAATAAGAACGGTTTCAGCGATCTGATGGCAAATAAAGGGTTTGTTCTTGACTACAGAGAAAAGCTGTGAATAATTTTGGGATCGACATTGCACTTTCaggaaaaataaaggaaaaaagatggaaagagttAACAGTTATCATAACATCTCTAACATAATGTCACACGTGTCATTTAGGCTGTATTGGTGTGTTAACATGCAGGACTCTATCTTTCAGTAACTACATGTCATGTCTGTTACAGGTGGTTGGGAGGGTACTGCTACATTCAAGCTTGTCTTTGCTGCTGGGGGAGCCATAGagtttggccagtacatgctgCAGGTTGCAGCTCAGGGTACAGTAACGGAGCAACACTATCAACAACATcaaatttatgttattttacagacactTCAAACTGAATTATCTTTACATTTTAGCATCTAGAGGTCAGCCTGTGACTCCTGGCTTCGGTGGATGCCCCTACATGGCTAATGGCGCCTATGCTTACCCTCCTCCCCCTGCCAATGGAATGTACCCTGCAGGACCTCCACCTGGCTACTCCTACCCAAACCCCCCTCCTCCAGGTAGAAGCTGTAGTAAACACCACCGTTATTGTATCATCACTTTAGCTTCCTGTGGAAACCTCCTTCATATGTCCTGGCATCATTTATAGCTGCCTGTTTAATTTGCAACTCTCTGCTCCTGAAACCAGGTGGCTTCTACCCCAGTCCTCCAGCATTTGATGCCTCTGCCAGCTACATACCTCCACCTCCTTATTCTGCTCCTCTGGGCCAACAGCCCCCACATGACCCAGACCTcccctcctcagcagcaggtgagtcTGCAGCAGAGAGACTGATTTCAGCTAGCTGATGCTAGCCATTAGTCAGTCTAATGCAACTTAAATATTCTGTATTatattttcaagtatttttgaacttactgttttttttccagacattttCCTAACGgattcttttttcttcaaagaatATATACTGCACCTTGCTTTATTTGATCCCAATTTCCCCTTTTAGCTGCAGATGTTCCAACTTACTATGGCAAAACATGTACAAGTGTAATTAACATTATGGAAAGCTTTGCTTCATCAAGAGTTCCAGGCAGCTGTTCCAGTTAACCAGCATGCACAATAGCAGAACTTTGAGTAAACTGAATGCAGCCATAATTAAATAGTAAAATGTTAAAGTAGACCTGAATTTTCCTACAATAACAGGTCAAAtggctgctgtgaaaaagtctattttatttcttgttgtgttttaatgGTATCATCATGACATTACCTTAATGtcgccgcaaggggacacaagccagtgtcttattgtgccggtcccatcACACTAATTGTGGGGCTTTTTGGGTCAAATGTTAGGAAAAACTATGAAGTAAACTTAAAGTTTAGATATTTGGGgggctgttttttgttgtgattgCAAAACTGGTTTAAACCGTAGAAGAAATgttcagcttttttaaaaataaacagaagttCTGAAATAGCTTCTGTCACCCCTTGCTGTAACAGAATGATGCCTTTGTTTGTAACTTGTACTGCTGCTTCCTCTGCTGTGCTCCCTCTTTTTCATGCCTCATTTTGCCTCCATCCCCTCTTCCCTCCTCACTGCACCACCAACCATGGAACCTCCAGTTTGATTAGCCCTGTTTGTCCCATATATCCCAGGGATTAACAGCAAGGCCCATATTTAATTAACTGCCTTTTCTCACTTTCTTTTCCAGCAGAGGCCAAAGCAGCCGAGGCAGCAGCGAGTGCTAGCAGTGCTACACTGCCTCCTACACATGTGTACCTGCCACAGGTAAGCTCCCTCCATGTCTCGGTTGtacaagtgcatttttttttaaacaaaaaaaaaacagttttgttaATTGGGGCTTCATTTTCAAGcataggttttgttttttgtttttttgtaaatgacCAAAAGTATCAGGAAAAGACTCATAACAAAATCATTGTCTTTGCTGTGTGCAGAAAATTATAGACTGTATTAGTTTAGGATGTAATGTAAATAGCGATGGCCTTTACATAGTTTATTTGCATGATGTTCAAAAACATGTCTGAATTTATGCAGGTACATGAAGTCACAGTTAATGAATGGGAAATTGTTCTGCAGCCCTTTTGATAATCAATCAGGTATATCAgtagttatttttaatttgcagGTTTCTGCCTCCTAGACAGATTTTATTCTCTTCCATTTCATATTTGACAATAAATTTAATACGTTTGTTTTAGAGTTTTGTTCTAATATAAGGGCAATTTGAAGACATCACTTTGGGCTCCCTAGGAGGCTAGCTCCATTATTATCTCACATTTTAATTGTTATTAGAAAACTAACTGGGACATTAATGGTAATGGaaagaaacatttattgcaGTTCTCCACTGGATATAACAGCCATTTCACTTTGATCTGCCTCTAGATAGATGTTAgaatcttttttgtttctcaggttcagccaatcacagcaaGCAATGTCACACAGGCTGTGTTGTTGGTTAGGATGCTGATAGGCTGTTGTGTCCGTGTAAGAATTTCCACTAATACATCTACATAATGTCTTTCTGAAAAGGTCTTTCACATGTTCAGAACAGATTCCTGTACAGCACTGTTGACTGAAACAtacctctcctctctctgcagGACAAGCCTCCTCCCTACTCTCCTCCAGAAGACAAGAAGAACCAGTAGACCTGCTTAATCCCGCTTCCTTCCACCTGTTCTCCTGTATCCTGCATCCTACTGGACCACCTTGTTTCTCATCCATTAACTGGGCATCAGGGGgacaaagttttcttttttttttaaaaaacattatccCCTTTTCTCGTCTTCCTAGTCCCCTTCCAACTCATCCTCTTTAAGTCTTTTCATTCCTCTGCTTTCCTGCCTCAGTCGATATACCCTCTGCATTCCTTGTAACTACTCTTATATTGTAATCAGCTTTATTCTCTTCAGAAGCACTTTTACTTGATGGTAGCGAGGTAGAAGTATTGGTAGCAATCTGTGACAGAGAGAAGATTGTTCAGGCCAAAGTGGTCAGGATTTTGGGGCTTTTTGACAAAAACTGTAACCTGACTCACAATTTTAGCATTTCTCGCCTTGCAAATATCCCAAGAATCATACGCCACCTTAAACTTTAGATTTAGCAGTGCCGTGAAGCTCATTTACAATTTTCTATGACTGTGTATTAAACTTGACTCAGTCTAATAATTCCTTTGCTAACCTGTCTGAGAAGAGCTGAAAGcagtcttttatttttctattatttgtGTGTACAGGCTTTTAATATATAGACTTTTAAAATGAGATATTTTCTCAAGAACACTAACCTAAAGAATAAATAGCTTTTGTAAGGAGATCAGATTGCAGGGTGGTCTGGTCTGCTTGGTGGATGGGAGGACCACGAAGATTAGAGCAGCGTCGAGTGAATCCCTGATCCTGGATTAGAGCAGAGATCGAGGGGGTGCCTGCTGGGATGATCAGCCAGGACGGATTATCTTTATAACGTGCAAGAGCAGACCCAATGATGTCGCTCACTGTTTGTTATGCTCCTGAACATTTGAGAAAACACACGGTCAGACTCGCCGCCAGCCTGCTTCACCCTCCATTCTCCTAATGTACATTTCTACCAGTAAAGATACAAACAGAACCAACAGAGGAGTTTCTCACCGTTTTTACTTTGTGGTTGTGATCTTAACTCTCCAGTTTGAGGTCCGTCTTTCAATCTGATGTGAGCACCTCAGTATCTGAGCCTCTATTCTTCCTTCCTCTGTGGTCATTAATCTATATACTGTATCTGTGGCACATTCGTGGCTGATTCTTTGCACTTTTAGAATGCTATGCATTGGGATCCTGTTTGCTCTTTTATGGCtgtgtgtaaaataaaaataaagctctgtatttatttcaaactaatttATTGAATAATTAATGTAAAATGGCTCAAGTAAGAAAACAAAGCATGATCTCAACTAATGCATGTGTGCATTGGATAGGATTTTATTAAATGATTCATGTGGAACAGAACTGTCTCTTTATTTCTACAGATTACTGCTGTCACATGTTGATGGCTATTAAATGTCCACTTAGAACACAATGAATTAGCATACATAAATGTATTCCAGAGTCAGCAGGAGGGgtaatgatttgtttttaacaCCATTACgccaaaaaagactgaaaatgtgcTTCTCATTTCTTAGTCAGTCAGTAGTCCTTGTATGCACCCCTTTTGAACTTGTGCAAATCCACAGCAGTTTCCCAAAAACTGACACATGATGTCCTGAGCCTCAAGTACCTCAGCATACCAAAGTTCACAACTATGATTTGTAAGCACTCATGATcttcaaaaagatgaaaaaaaaaaggcagccaAAAACCTGCTATGACCATCTGGACAGTACAGCAGATTCCAGCACAACAGTCAGCATCACAGGTTTACCCTGACATTTAGTCAGGACTGTTTGTGCATTCATAAGATCCCAAGATGACAAAATGTTGCTCCATTTTCATTTCTGTATTCTCAGTAGTCTTGAACAGCATTTTAGCTTCACCCACATCGCTTCTAGTGCAACAGGTGTGAGGATTCAACAGGACCAAGTCATCAAATGGCGCAAGCCCTTGTTCCATACACGACACGCTGACTCACACCTGGCTGCGGAATGAGTTCTGCATACACATGAAAGCTGCTAAAATCTGGAAAGCACTGAGCTGTTCGGGCATGCTTGAGCATAATTTTTAGCTTTTAATTCCCCTGCATAATTCAACTTAAAAGATTCATTTCTAAAATTCAAGCATGGCCAGGAGAATTGCCAAATGTGGCTTTTTATAGAattgaaaaaaatcccttttttcTTTGCCGCTTTGACTTTTCTATATGTGGACTGTTTGGAGTTTCATGAGTTTCCATGAGGATATCAGAGGAACCACACTGAGTAAACAAAGGGAGGGATGGATCATAAGCTCTGGCAGAAATTGTAAAAGAACATAAGACATCTTAAAAAGCTCATTAGGGTGATGCCACTTATTCTGTATGATAAACATGGAGCTATCACAAGTGGCTGCTTTGAAAAGTACTTTCTAGACTGCTATCCAGCTTCTCATCAGGATATTTCTTTCGAGTAAACTGAAGTCTGGCACAGTCCAATCTGACAAATGTACCCTACTCGTGTTTGCAGTGTACTGTCAGCCTGCTGGGGTTGTGTGTTAGACCCCACGTGCCACtccaaaatctgtctaaaatactTAAACAACGCAGGAGCAGTCGGTAAGAATAACTTCTTTTTCATTGACTGAATGGCACAAGTGTCATTATGTAAGTCTGGAGAAGAGaactctttgttttttgtttgtgagcGGTCACTCAGATATTAGCCATACTTCATGCAGCTTGTGTGTAGATCTTTATGAGTCAGTGTTGTTCATGATGAGTCATTTGCCTGTCAGCTCAACCACCTGTAATGTCTATTGTCTCGCAACACTACAAACTATTTCATGTAAAGTACAACGATCTGACATGACTAGGTGAGATTAGTCTGAAAACTGACTTTTCGCTAAAATGAATTTCTACATActttaaagagaaaacaaaccaGAATGAGGCAGTGTCAACTAGAATTGTAAGGCCCTTCAGGAGCAGTAACTGTCTCCTTAGCCCTGTTGTCAGTAATAATACGACGCCAAGGGGCAGGTTTTGGAGGAAGGAGAAGCCATTCGCAGTCAGTTCTTCTgcttaaaacaacataaaaaggcAGTTGTtgtaaaagaggaaataaaagactaaaaaagCTGCTAAATAGTGAAGGAGGGGTCCTCTACGTTGAGTCAGCTTGTGCCTATGGTCTGTCGTGGTTCCTATAACTCGGCTCccttcttcatctcctctgcGAGTCGGCTCATGTGGAGCACAGGGTGATGCTGACCCCCTCTCCTATCCAGCAGGCAGGAAACAGCTCCTGGGTGAAGGCACAGTGGAAGGCGTGGAGCCTGGTCTGCCCGTCTCCGTAGTAGGTGAGCGTCCCTGCCTCGTAGTCCAGCAGCATGCCGATGCGGCTGTGCTGCGAGTGGCCTGTCAGTGTCTCCCTGCGGCCATTGTGCCACGCGCTGAGTTGATGTTCATCCAGCTGCAGGCTCCAGGACAGTTCATTCATACCCACCATGCACCTCTTGCCCTTCTCCTTCCTGGGGATGGTCTCATAGGTTACCTGAAAAGAGGAAGAGCAGAGGAAACAACAGCTTTGAGTTGCTTCTCTTAGGATCATGAATGcctgtaaaataaattcagtggTTGGCATATTTCAATCTGGAGTGCACAAAGTGTTGGAGCGAGTGAGCAACAGACCGACATGACCATCTGCGCAGGCACAGCTACAATTTGGTTGGAGTGAATAATGTGAACAACAGAATTTTGTAAAAGAGTAGCATGATGAATGGTAGCTTTAGTGTACAATTCTACGAGGATTACATTTTGGTCAAAGGAAGGATAGTGATGTCAGTTTACTGCCATGTCAAACTAAAATATCATTATCAACTTTTAGATTATTGTGCTCTGGGCTTTGCATGTTGATTAAACATTTAGTATTTTTGGTGTATGTATCTTTTACATATATTGGATgttatttttactctgccaaggaaatgtggagttatgtgatgattggcattggtttgtccatctgtctgtctgttagcaacgttattcaaaaatggaataatggATTTGTATGAACTTTTCAgcaaaggtcaaaaatgacacgagGAACGGGTGCCCACATaactcaactggttgagcaggcAACGCCTAAACAGGGGGTACAGTCCTCAACTCAAGGGATTCTGGCTCAtggccatttgctgcatgtccttTCCTAAATCTTCTCCCCATGTTTCCAGTCTCTCTCCACTTTCTACTacaataaaggttaaaaaagcccaaaaaatatcttgaaaaaaataaatgccacaaggaccaactgtggcagtgatgcagcttatagtctggatccacagatttgttaaaaatttctttATCGTTGCAAGACAACGGCTATgataacaagtgaacactacgtcagctgcttgctgatgatcacatgattgtgatccttctATAAATCGACCGTTGCGGACTTATtcttcagaaatgacacaaggaacaactgattaaattgtgggggtgtttccgagtcccatcaattaccggcacccgctacatatttaggtcacaccaTTCgttatccgtacataacgtacacatacataacacacacctttgctcagcgcaaggtcattgtgtttgtgggtacatctatactaAATGGGCAAATTCTATAAagccatgatttctgccacaaagtttttcaagatttcatccatcggaaatgatacaacaactgagctgCCTGgacagagtactgcactctctgagtgcttttcttgctttatCTTGTCACCCTCACCAGTTCCAAttttgggcaaaaaaaaaaaaaaaaaaaaaaaaaaaattattttttttacacattcatGTTTCCCtaacaataaaatgtaataacaaGTGCCCTGACTTTACCTCTAGTGTCATTCACGGGTCAAAATTTCTATCCGTCCTTTTTAGTCagcattttgcattttggtTTATGTCTTAGTACATGCAGAACTAATAACCTCAGGAAGGATTGACTACATTCCATTGTTTTCCTTTGTCCTTTCAGTACGTACTGCAGCTGCCCTGAAAATGTATGCAGTATTCATATAACTGGGACATACCACTTTATCAAAATAGCATGCCCTAAACTTTACCTGTCTTGCTCCCACATCATTTCCACTCTGTAGTGTGAAATGAGTTGTCATCTGTCGTGTGCTCTCAGCAGTTCAAGCTTGTTTTACTTGCACAAAACACCATGACATATGTGATGTATCTTCTACTGCACAGAGGACTGTAGGTCAGATTGGCAGAAAAAGCACACTGGCTTGTATATTACAAAATGTGACGAGATGTAGTAGGACTTCctgatatttttaggatattaCATTTGACATACTATATCTTGGAAAATACTTGATctatttctggcattttatatAGTATGTGAATTGGACCACAGTCTCAGTGTTCAGTGTTAACTAAGTTTGTCTCCTTAACATCACCATGATAGCCTTGTGAATGGTTGGATGTTGATGTTAGCATGtacgctaccattcaaaagtttggcatcacttagaaatgttcttattttttaaagaaaagcatttttttcccaacaaagatcacattaaattaatcagatatATGGTCTAGACAttgtaaatgtggtaaatgactattctagatgggtcattccgtgtggtttcaccagatggtggttgccgcaccattttcaaattagtcctaaatttgcatgtcattagatagtcacaaaagtactttctatgcaaaattgtaggcctgtagctcaaatagtttctgagttgtaggggtctgaaattttcagaatttgggctataaaaagcctcgccagcgttttttgcatctttaagtggttatttctcagcctctagacataccagagagctgtgagttggtaaacaaggcctctgcatgtagctagtgccccacaaacatccccaggtgtttccctacactctgcaggccatgggggcttgctaaaaatgctaaaaaattaagcgatacctactcacgagtggggtttgggaccttaaaagtactagaaatactgcacagaaatgttctaacacccctgggttccattctatgcatacttgtgtgataacttagcaaactggagctttctaggtacctcagtttggaaaatatgagctcccaaagttggacaagatttttaatgggctatttttggtggcacaaatctcagtgtgggacaggtaccagagaccccaaatttttctacaagacagttccatctgtcttctatcactgtacaaaaaagcagcagggttttatttgtagttactgagatattcttactcaaaatggcatgggtaatgtcaaaatcatttttgcttttcagtactttaaattgggatacaagtattagtagtcattccaatggtagtattatgtatgttttgttctttttgaaatgttagttgttaaaggtgactactttcaaaaagtgtaatgacatgttgacacccatttgcaatgcatacttgtaattataacatacacatacaaattacatgtactaacttgaattcagggagctctgtagtagtttatggttgattaatttaaaaataacaacaataatgttgaattttacagtatcagtgcagtgggattaaacatgttaaatttaattgtacaatgccatgttacaagcaaaataacctatacctaagttactTAGGTATActtaagttataccattacactttttgaaggtagtcacctttaacaactaacatttcaaaaagaacaaaacatacataatactaccattggaatgactactaatacttgtatcccaatttaaagtactgaaaagcaaaaatgattttgacattacccatgccattttgagtaagaatatctcagtaactacaaatataaccctgctgcttttttgacagatagaactgtcttgtagaaaaatttggggtctctggtacctgtcccacactgagaattttgccaccaaaaatagccaattaaaaatctcgttcaaatttgggagctcatattttccaaactaaGGTACCTAGAAAgttccagtttgctaagttatcacacaagtatgcatagaatggaacccaggggtgttagaacacttctgtgcagtatttctagtacttttaaggtcccaaaccccactcgtgagtaggtttttcttaatttttagcatttttagcaagcccccatggcctgcagagtgtagggaaacacctggggatgtttgtggggcactagctacatggagaggccttgtttaccaactcacagctctctggtatgtctagaggctgagaaataaccacttaaagatgcaaaaaacgctggcgaggctttttatagcccaaattctgaaaatttcagacccctacaactcagaaactatttgagctacaggcctacaattttgcatagaaagtacttttgtgactatctaatggcatgcaaatttaggactaatttgaaaatggtgcagcaacacccccaaggaatatctggtcatttcacctggaatgacccagatggaaatggatgattttaatggaatatctacataggggtacagaggaacatttccagcaactcctgtgttctaatgctacattgtgttagctcatggtgttgaaaggctaattgatgactggaaaagccttgtgcaattatgttagcacatggataaaaatgtgagtgttcatggaaaacatgaacagTAGTGTAGTTAATGTAGTTAACTGAACTGCTGTAAAAGAACCTGAGTACTTCTTTGTTGAACAGCAATCTCAAAATTCATAAAATTTTTCATGTGTTTCCAGAAATGTGATCAAACTGATTGTACATGCAAGTCAAATTAGTTTCCAGTAGATCTTTGTGGTAGGCACAACTCCTAAACTGCCTCAGTTGTTAACTCCTCATCCTTCAAGTTGGTCAAACTTCACTAATGTCCATTCTCCATgatcatcagccaatcaaaatTAAACTATTTAGCTCAAAAATGTAAGGGGATATCACTCATTCTAGTTCACtatattttttcttcaatttcagTGACTTGTTGTCTACCTGCGGTCCATTCTACGTGCACTgaaaagaaattcaattttgCTCTTTAAGTGGGGGAAAcaaattgaaaattaaaaaacattgaaagaaCAAATTGGCTCTGACTGATCCATATAAGACTATATGGCTGCAACTAATGGCTACTGCCATTGTCAATTATTGtaatcacatttaagaagtTGAAATGAGAGAATTTCACCTTTATTTTTCAATGATTACTCAGAGCAATTACCTGATaatcaaaacagcagcagaataataCTTGATGAATAATGGTTAAACCAATAACAACACTATTCCTGTCAACGAGCAACACGAGGTATTCATGTCTGTACACAGGATGTGGGAGGAGGTACCGTGAAGAAGGAAATATGTGTGAGAAAACCAAATACaaggaacaaaaaataaataaaataaaaagaagtgcTATGACATTAAGGAGACAAGCATTTCTACATCATATGCGGCTGAACTTCAGTTTGGTTGTTAGTGTCATTGCCTTGGCGGTGCACATGCGTGAATTTCTGAGACCAGGCttctaaagaaaaactaaaagggGAGGTTTGTTTGCTTAGCTGTTGAGGTcaaacaaaatcatttttttctccaaaattgCTAACTTCCCCTTTAAACAAGCGTCCTGCTGCACTGGTTCTATAAAATGAAGTAGCAACCTCTGCAAGTGTTGAGGTATTTCTATGTGACATGTATGGATTCAGGATTTCTGTTCGATAATACAATCTTTATTCAGTCTAGACATTTAAAGTGGCTTTTTGTTAAAGATCCAACTCACACTAGCAGAGTACAATCCCAACATGCTGTCTTACCCCGAGGTAGGCCCAGGGCTTGGATACCTCCAGCTCCCAGTAGTGCTGTCCGTGAGTGAAGCCCTGAAAGCATAGCACCTGCCAGGTGTGATCAAAGCGGGCTTCATGGGCTGGGACGGGACGTGGCCCAGAGGTCAGATGCTCCGCCCTCCTATTCTCCAGCGACAGAAACAGGTGTCCATTAGCCGTGCGAGGGTCAAAGGTCAGCGAGCATCGGTCTGCAAGGAGGCAGAAAGGAATCAGACAAACCAAAGCAGGAACAGAGAAAtgtctaattaaatatttaacaaaatagaGGAACATTACAGGCCCTAATTAATGAAATATCTGGCAGGACTTACAAGCACTGAGGCCCTCCTTCCCACCAGGGTGACACGGAGCAGCTGGACTGGGAACCACAGCCAGTATTGGCCTCTTATCCTGAGGAGAACCTGGAGATCAGTAACAAGGATGAgaacacaaagcaaacactaAGGGataaactgctgacaaatgaaGCTAGCTGGCTACAGAAAGATCACTCCTGAGGGcttgttactctgccaaggaatgcagcagagttatgtgatgattggcgttggtctgtctgtctgtctgttagcaacattacttaaaaattgATTAACGGATTTACATtaaattttcaaggaagatcagaaatgacaagaccaattgattagattttggcagtgaagcggcttatagtctggatccacgaaattgttaaagatttcagtATCACTGTGCAGtagcggcatggcatcactgtaactatgacaagtgaacactcagctgtctgctgacgatcacatgtcCTCAATCCTTCTACAAATCAGCCACTGTccacttattgggacttatccgtccGACATTATGCAAGGAACGATTGATTAAATAGTGGGGGTGCTAACaagtcccattaattcccgtCATCCACTGTTATCCACGGTCATCgggtgacctaaatatgtatttAGGTCACCCGATtctgtatctgtacataatgcacacatgcataacacatgcctatgctcagtgcaaggtcattttgtttgagggtatatctatattaaatggccacactCTATGGtgtcgtgatttctgatcatcaataattaataaacaaatgctgcatttctaaaaacaaatttggcatttctgacaatgccatatgggggaatgagcagccttggcggagtgctgtgctctctgagtgcttttccatTTACCATCTTTGTCCTGACCAAC is part of the Acanthochromis polyacanthus isolate Apoly-LR-REF ecotype Palm Island chromosome 19, KAUST_Apoly_ChrSc, whole genome shotgun sequence genome and encodes:
- the wbp2 gene encoding WW domain-binding protein 2 isoform X1, with amino-acid sequence MTLNQNHSESGGVIINNSESVLMNYDNVELVFCDADSLPEAFRKSKKGSIYLTPYRVIFLAKGRDALQSFMMPFYLMKGCEVKQPVLGANYIKGTVNAEPGGGWEGTATFKLVFAAGGAIEFGQYMLQVAAQASRGQPVTPGFGGCPYMANGAYAYPPPPANGMYPAGPPPGYSYPNPPPPGGFYPSPPAFDASASYIPPPPYSAPLGQQPPHDPDLPSSAAAEAKAAEAAASASSATLPPTHVYLPQDKPPPYSPPEDKKNQ
- the wbp2 gene encoding WW domain-binding protein 2 isoform X2, translating into MTLNQNHSESGGVIINNSESVLMNYDNVELVFCDADSLPEAFRKSKKGSIYLTPYRVIFLAKGRDALQSFMMPFYLMKGCEVKQPVLGANYIKGTVNAEPGGGWEGTATFKLVFAAGGAIEFGQYMLQVAAQASRGQPVTPGFGGCPYMANGAYAYPPPPANGMYPAGPPPGYSYPNPPPPGGFYPSPPAFDASASYIPPPPYSAPLGQQPPHDPDLPSSAAEAKAAEAAASASSATLPPTHVYLPQDKPPPYSPPEDKKNQ